One Rhododendron vialii isolate Sample 1 chromosome 2a, ASM3025357v1 genomic region harbors:
- the LOC131317053 gene encoding uncharacterized protein LOC131317053, translating to MANNRSKRNMIGAIKAQDSIIEDPSLIKEAVVNHFSSIFREGPQAESSMGGFEAKEIIAAIKDCHSSKAPGLDGFNFNFIKKGWNFMKDDLIHFFNDFHSNSKLVKVLPNLIGETQSAFIGGKQILDGVLMTNEIIHHWKKQQSGGPILELNFEKASDCVNWKFLIDMLKNLGCALNILLERARACRMIRGVKVGRNGLTVITRKFA from the exons ATGGCAAACAATAGGTCCAAAAGAAATATGATTGGTGCTATCAAGGCTCAGGATTCTATTATTGAAGACCCTTCTCTTATCAAAGAAGCTGTTGTCAACCATTTTTCTTCCATCTTCAGAGAAGGACCTCAAGCTGAATCCTCAATGGGAGGA TTTGAAGCTAAGGAAATTATTGCAGCTATCAAGGATTGCCACAGTTCTAAAGCCCCAGGCCTGGATGGTTTCAACTTCAACTTCATTAAGAAAGGTTGGAATTTTATGAAGGATGATCTGATTCATTTTTTCAATGACTTCCATTCTAATTCAAAGCTGGTGAAAG TTCTTCCCAATCTCATTGGTGAAACTCAATCTGCTTTTATTGGAGGGAAGCAGATTTTGGATGGTGTTCTCATGACAAATGAAATCATTCATCATTGGAAAAAACAACAAAGTGGAGGGCCCATCCTAGAActgaattttgaaaaggcttCTGACTGTGTTAACTGGAAATTCTTAATTGACATGTTGAAGAATCTTGGTTGTG CACTCAACATTCTTTTGGAAAGAGCAAGAGCTTGTAGGATGATCAGGGGTGTTAAAGTAGGAAGGAATGGCTTGACTGTCATAACCCGAAAATTCGCATGA